The window GCGACGTCCGCGACGTCGTTCGAGGAGGCCGCGATCTCCTCGGTCGTCGTCGACAGCGTGTTCATCTCGGAGTCGATCGACTGCAGCGACTGGTGTTGCCGGTCGGCGCCGTCGGAAATCTCCTGGACCGACTCGCTGACCTCGCGGCTGGCCCGCTGGACCTCCTCGCTCGAGGCGGTCACTTCCTCGGAAGCCGTCGCGACGTCGGTCGCGAACTGGTTCAGGCCGGCGACGGTCGCCTCGAGGTCGGCCAGCATCGCGTTGAACTCCTCGCCGATCTCGGTCAGGGCCTCGTTCTCGCTCTCGGGCGCCATCCGGACGGTCAGGTCGCCGTCCGCGGCGTCCTGCATCACGGCGCTGTACTCGTCGGCCTTCGCCTCGAGGTGGTCGTTCATCCGCTCGACGCGCTCGCGTTCGCGCTCGGCTTCCTCGCGGGCCGCTTCGGCGTCTTCGATCTGTTCGCGAAGCGCGACGCGCATCGAGTCGAAGCCGTCGTAGAGCTGGCCGATGCTGTCGATCCGCTTCGTCTCGAGGTCGACGTCCAGGTCGCCCTCCTCCATCGCGGCCGCCTTGGACTTCAGGCGGTCGATCGACTTCGAGGTGTTGCGTCCGAGCACCGCGCCGACCGAGCCGATCAGCAGGACGACCACGGCGGTTACGCCGATCCCGTACTGGTTGACGGCATTGACGAAGCCGAAGGCGTCGGCTTCCGAGGTGTGGACGAGGACGGTCCAGCCGGCGTCGGTCGTCGCGTAGCCGACGACGTAGCTGTCGGGCGTGAACTCGTAGGGCGCACCCTGTAAGGTCTCGCTCGGCGCTCGATCGATCACGGTGGCGCCGGTGCCGCCGTTGGCCGCGGTCTCGAGGACGGCGTCGTCGCCGTAGGGTTCGAGGAAGACCGGGTCGCCCGTGTTGTACCCCAGGAAGGAGCTGTCGCCGACGATCCGTCCCTCGCCGTCGACGAGCGTCACGACGCTCGAGGAACTGTACAGGAGTCGCTCCGAGGGATTGACCGTGTAGACGAGCGCGCGGTCCTCGCTGGTCGCGACGTAGTAGGAGATCGCCGGTCGATCGGAGCGGTCACTATTGCCGAACAGTTTGTAGGGTTCGGTTCGCTGAACCTCGCCCATCAGGAGGTCGTCGTCGAGGCGGTCCCCGTCGGGGAAGTTGACCTCGTTGACGTTCTCGATGCCGACGTCTTGGCCGGTGTCAGCGATGACCTCGCCGGATGTCCGGTCGACGTAGAGGACGTGTTCCGCTTCCTCGGGAACTTCGCCGCGGAGTGAGAGCAGGTAGTCGTTGATGGCCGTTTCGTTCCCGTTCTGGACGACGGGCGCCGTCGCCGTCGACGAGAGGAACCGTTCGTGTTCCGCGATCCAGTCGTCGAGCGCCGACGCCTCCTGGCGCGCGGTCGATTCCTGATCCTCGAGGACGGAACTCTCGACGCTGTCGGTGAGCGCCCCCGTCGCAATGAGTCCCATCGCCCCGACCGAGAGGCCGAGGACGAGTAGTGCAATGCCGAACTTGAGTGCGTACCGCCGTCGAACAAATGACGGGATTAATCGCCGAAGTGGCCCGAGCATACTCACGGAAGGTAACCAATTGGTAATAGTTATGTTGGTACCCCCACTCGTTATCAGACTCGATATTCGGGCGCTGCTGCCGGCGAGTAGCGATCGGGGCAAACGAAACGATTGAACATCGTCCGCGCCGTAGATCGGGCGACCGCAATGGAGAAAACGCCACGCGGGACGCCGGTCGGCGTCGACGACCCCTACGAGTTCGCCGGCGTTTGCGACTACCTCACCGGCGAGGGGACGTGCCGCTACGCCTTCGATCACTACGAGCACGATCCCGAATTCGCCCGCGAACGCGCCAGCGACGACTACGAGTGTCCCGTCGTCGATCCCGAAACCGACTGGTCGTGGGCCGACTGTCCCCACTTCCGGTCGCGCAATCACGACCGGGAGTGCGTCCGCTGCGGCCTCGAGGAAAAGCGGATGGCCCACGACGACGAGCGGCCGCTGCTCGAGGAGCACCACCTCTCCTACGATCGGGACGGCGAGACGCTCTCTCACGAGATCACGATCTACCTCTGTCGGTGGTGTCACGCCAAGGTCCACAACTCGTGGGCCCGGATCACCGACGACGCCGCGCCCGAACCGGACGCGATCGCCGCGCTCGAGCAGCGCCGCGGCCGCGAGCAGGACGAACTGGGATTCGAGTCGGCTGCGGAGCGGTACGACGAGGACGACTAACCGGAGCGGCGGTGACCCTCGGACCGGGCGGCACTCGCTGGGCGACCGCTTACCCGCCGGCCAGCCGCACCTGTTCCTATGCAATCAGTGCTGCTCTACGGGTCCTACGGGTTCGTCGGGAACCTCGTGGCCCGAGAAGCGATCGACCGCATCCGCGACGGCGACCCCGACTTCGAGCTCCTCCTTGCGGGCCGCGACCCCGAACGGCTCCGCGAGCAGGTCGACGACCTCGGGCGCCCCGGCTACCGCTTCGCGCTCGACGATCCCGACACCGTCGCCGAGGCGCTCGAGCGAGCGGACCCCGACTGCGTGCTGAACTGCGCCGGGCCGTTCTCGAACACGGCCGAACCGCTCGTCGAGGGCTGCATCCGAACCGGCACCGACTACGTGGACATCACGGGCGAGATTCCGGTCATCGAATCGATCCGAGAGCGCGACGCCGATGCAGCGGATGCTGACGTCACGCTGCTGCCGGCCGCCGCGTTCTCCGCGGTGCCGATGGACTGTCTCGCCGCCCACCTCGTGGACCGACTCCCCGAGGCCGATACCCTCGCCGTGGGCGTGGACTCGCTGCGCCCGCCCTCCATCGGCACCGTCAGGACGGTCATCGGGGGCCTCGAGGACGGCGGCGCTATCTACCGCGACGGCCGC is drawn from Halopiger aswanensis and contains these coding sequences:
- a CDS encoding methyl-accepting chemotaxis protein, with amino-acid sequence MLGPLRRLIPSFVRRRYALKFGIALLVLGLSVGAMGLIATGALTDSVESSVLEDQESTARQEASALDDWIAEHERFLSSTATAPVVQNGNETAINDYLLSLRGEVPEEAEHVLYVDRTSGEVIADTGQDVGIENVNEVNFPDGDRLDDDLLMGEVQRTEPYKLFGNSDRSDRPAISYYVATSEDRALVYTVNPSERLLYSSSSVVTLVDGEGRIVGDSSFLGYNTGDPVFLEPYGDDAVLETAANGGTGATVIDRAPSETLQGAPYEFTPDSYVVGYATTDAGWTVLVHTSEADAFGFVNAVNQYGIGVTAVVVLLIGSVGAVLGRNTSKSIDRLKSKAAAMEEGDLDVDLETKRIDSIGQLYDGFDSMRVALREQIEDAEAAREEAERERERVERMNDHLEAKADEYSAVMQDAADGDLTVRMAPESENEALTEIGEEFNAMLADLEATVAGLNQFATDVATASEEVTASSEEVQRASREVSESVQEISDGADRQHQSLQSIDSEMNTLSTTTEEIAASSNDVADVAARTAETGRGGRETAEAAIDAFDDLETEYEDVVAEFEQLRDQIDQIESLTDTIAEIADQTNMLALNANIEASRSADGADAEGFTAVASEVKQLSADTKEAAAEIDERLDALQSQTEESADVVDRTSEEIERVNDLVTDVVAALDDIAEYAAETNDGVQEISSATEEQAAATQEVVAMVDEVASISEETTAEAQTVAAAAEEQTSSMQEVSASADRLSHQATRLSGALDRFETDVEGDGLEFDADLESGGAAAVDGANEPAASEPTDAPITDAEPTAEDGETDDEDPLAFVETTDEADLESDDAAELDDAEPADGAGETFEFQGPTSSASSDADNESQEADEDDETRNAANE
- a CDS encoding DUF7097 family protein; the encoded protein is MEKTPRGTPVGVDDPYEFAGVCDYLTGEGTCRYAFDHYEHDPEFARERASDDYECPVVDPETDWSWADCPHFRSRNHDRECVRCGLEEKRMAHDDERPLLEEHHLSYDRDGETLSHEITIYLCRWCHAKVHNSWARITDDAAPEPDAIAALEQRRGREQDELGFESAAERYDEDD